The Flammeovirgaceae bacterium genome contains a region encoding:
- the rplC gene encoding 50S ribosomal protein L3, whose product MPGIIGRKVGMTSIYGPQGENIACTVIEAGPCVVTQVKNVETDGYRAVQLAFGEKKEKNTPKALLGHFKKANTTAKRNVVEFRDFRKEFEGIVELGKEIRVQDVFQEGDFVDAVGTSKGRGFQGVVKRHGFGGVGEATHGQHNRLRAPGSMGNASFASRVIKGKRLPGRMGNDRVKLTNLKVVKIMPDQNIIVVSGSVPGAKNSTVILQK is encoded by the coding sequence ATGCCTGGAATTATAGGACGAAAAGTAGGAATGACCAGCATCTATGGCCCCCAAGGCGAAAATATCGCCTGTACGGTTATTGAAGCGGGCCCCTGCGTAGTCACCCAAGTAAAAAACGTGGAAACAGACGGTTACCGTGCTGTCCAGCTCGCCTTCGGAGAGAAAAAAGAAAAGAACACCCCCAAGGCCCTTCTCGGCCACTTTAAAAAAGCAAACACAACGGCTAAGCGTAATGTTGTTGAGTTTCGTGATTTCAGAAAAGAGTTCGAAGGTATTGTTGAGTTAGGAAAAGAAATACGGGTGCAGGATGTATTCCAGGAAGGCGACTTTGTAGATGCCGTTGGCACCTCAAAGGGTCGTGGTTTTCAGGGTGTGGTAAAACGCCACGGTTTCGGTGGTGTTGGCGAAGCAACACACGGTCAGCACAACCGGTTACGCGCTCCCGGTTCGATGGGTAACGCTTCATTTGCCTCGCGGGTAATTAAGGGAAAACGCCTCCCGGGCCGCATGGGTAACGACCGTGTAAAGCTGACGAACCTGAAAGTGGTTAAGATAATGCCTGACCAGAATATCATTGTGGTGAGCGGTTCTGTGCCTGGCGCAAAAAATTCAACCGTAATTCTGCAGAAGTGA
- a CDS encoding iron ABC transporter permease produces MRYAWLLLSLILLVFFLLNLSLGSVSVPPLETLNVLLGGDPSVQAWKDIVLEFRLTKALTAVLAGGALSVSGLLMQTLFRNPLAGPDVLGLSSGASLVVAVVVMAGAPFFFSAPYAISLAASLGCLSVFILMLLVAQRLRDNASLLIVGLMVGAATSSLVSVLQFVSRAEDQQYYLVWTFGSIGSLNKQEVSALATVSLLGIALAFFLIKSLNAWLLGDTYARSLGVNPNRARILIMVSACLLTGTVTALCGPIAFVGLAVPHLTRLFIKSSNHKLLIPGTVLMGGSFMLVCDSLAQLPGVAMVLPINAVTALIGAPVVIWVIIRSKKIWV; encoded by the coding sequence ATGCGGTACGCCTGGCTGCTTCTTTCTCTAATTCTGCTTGTCTTTTTTCTTCTCAACCTGTCGCTGGGAAGCGTATCTGTTCCGCCCCTTGAAACACTGAATGTTTTACTGGGTGGAGACCCATCGGTACAAGCCTGGAAAGACATTGTTCTTGAATTCAGACTGACAAAAGCTCTTACGGCTGTTCTGGCCGGGGGGGCACTATCGGTTAGCGGCCTGTTAATGCAAACTCTCTTTAGAAATCCACTTGCCGGACCTGATGTGCTGGGCCTGAGCTCCGGTGCCAGCCTGGTTGTGGCTGTTGTTGTAATGGCCGGTGCACCGTTTTTCTTTTCTGCCCCTTACGCTATTTCGCTTGCGGCAAGCTTAGGATGCCTCTCAGTTTTCATTTTGATGCTATTGGTGGCACAACGTTTACGCGATAATGCTTCTTTACTCATTGTAGGGCTTATGGTTGGTGCGGCAACTTCATCGCTGGTTAGTGTTCTGCAATTTGTCAGCCGGGCTGAAGACCAGCAGTATTACCTCGTTTGGACGTTTGGCAGTATCGGAAGCCTGAATAAACAAGAGGTATCCGCGTTAGCTACGGTTAGCCTGTTAGGAATTGCGTTGGCTTTTTTTCTGATTAAGTCGTTAAACGCATGGCTGCTGGGTGATACCTATGCACGTAGCCTTGGGGTTAACCCCAATCGGGCAAGAATACTTATTATGGTAAGTGCATGCCTGCTTACCGGTACCGTTACTGCCCTGTGTGGGCCGATTGCCTTTGTTGGACTTGCCGTTCCGCACCTTACCCGGTTGTTTATTAAATCCAGCAATCATAAACTGCTGATACCAGGCACTGTATTAATGGGCGGATCATTTATGCTGGTGTGTGATAGCCTGGCGCAACTTCCAGGCGTTGCTATGGTGTTGCCAATTAATGCTGTTACCGCGCTGATTGGCGCACCGGTCGTTATCTGGGTAATTATCCGGTCGAAAAAAATATGGGTTTAA
- a CDS encoding ABC transporter ATP-binding protein produces MASDRSPLLTTAKLDVGFAGNPEILLFANLDLVLMPGELVCFMGPNGIGKSTLLRTLAGLHKPLHGTVSVYGTKATEQTVAVVLTDTVSGNLTALELITYGRYPYLDWSLHLTQVDKDSIEEAISITHVSHLRNKKIYELSDGQLQMVMIARALAQETPILLLDEPTSHLDLNNRVEIMNLLRKVARQKNKAVLVATHELDLALQTADLIWLTGENRDLLTGIPEDLVLDGSFDRIFQLKGFDLKTGKVKHEAWRGVTINLEGSGPEYLWTKNALERNGFIVSPDAPTTVQIINQHQNLIWVINRKPCRSIKELLTTLDTSSV; encoded by the coding sequence ATGGCGTCTGATCGAAGTCCATTACTCACAACTGCTAAACTGGATGTGGGGTTTGCCGGTAATCCGGAGATACTGCTATTCGCTAACCTTGACCTTGTTTTGATGCCCGGAGAACTGGTTTGCTTTATGGGACCAAACGGTATTGGCAAATCAACGCTGCTGCGAACCCTGGCCGGATTGCATAAACCGTTACACGGCACTGTTTCGGTTTATGGCACTAAAGCCACTGAACAAACGGTGGCCGTAGTATTAACTGATACGGTAAGCGGTAACCTCACTGCCCTTGAATTGATTACCTATGGCCGCTATCCCTATCTGGATTGGAGCCTGCACTTAACTCAAGTTGATAAAGACTCCATTGAGGAGGCCATAAGCATAACTCATGTCAGTCATTTGAGGAATAAGAAAATTTATGAGTTGAGCGATGGCCAGCTACAAATGGTAATGATTGCCCGTGCGCTTGCACAGGAAACACCCATCCTGTTGCTGGATGAACCAACCTCACACCTGGACCTGAACAACCGGGTTGAGATTATGAATTTACTCCGCAAAGTTGCCCGCCAAAAAAATAAAGCGGTGCTGGTTGCAACCCACGAACTTGATTTAGCCCTACAAACCGCTGACCTGATTTGGTTGACGGGAGAAAATAGGGACCTCTTAACAGGAATTCCGGAGGATCTGGTTCTTGATGGGTCTTTTGACAGGATTTTTCAACTTAAAGGTTTCGACTTAAAAACCGGGAAAGTTAAGCACGAGGCCTGGCGCGGAGTAACAATAAACCTTGAAGGCAGTGGCCCGGAATACCTGTGGACAAAAAATGCGCTGGAGCGAAATGGATTCATAGTTTCACCCGATGCCCCAACCACTGTGCAGATAATTAATCAGCATCAAAACCTAATCTGGGTCATTAATCGCAAACCGTGTAGATCAATAAAAGAACTTCTAACGACTCTTGATACCAGTTCAGTTTAG
- the glgP gene encoding alpha-glucan family phosphorylase: protein MIHLNELFPYSFSKKYSKPVAYFSMEFAIDQPLKIYSGGLGFLAGSHMRSAYELKQNMIGIGILWKKGYYDQERNEDQTMRVSFRNKDYSFLTDTGILFPITIHGSRVYVKAFLLKPEVFKTAPIFLLTTDIDDNDHLAQTISHRLYDPNETTRVAQSILLGIGGAKLLEVLGRETDIYHMNEGHSLPLCFYLLDKFKNINDVRKRVVFTTHTPEKAGNEEHNIPLLESMSFFNGLTPQEVDEYVYPENGTLNYTLTALRIAKKANGVSQLHGEVARKMWEPYKGICEIGAITNAQNKAYWHDYMLDKALAKGDDKKLLARKKMLKRKLFRVVANQTGKLFDENVLTIVWARRFAGYKRANLLLRDFNRFKALINNKEFPIQVIWAGKPYPEDYTAINIFNEIFWKTKPFSNCTVLTGYELWLSGHLKRGSDVWLNNPRLYHEASGTSGMTAAMNGSVNVSIPDGWIPEFAKHGKNSFIIQPAADDLPQEEKDKQEASHLYDLLENEIIPMYYKSPAKWLKIVKAGMNDVLPYFDSARMADEYYEKLYK, encoded by the coding sequence ATGATTCATCTGAACGAATTATTCCCCTACTCTTTTAGTAAAAAGTATTCAAAACCCGTAGCCTACTTTTCGATGGAATTTGCCATTGACCAGCCGTTGAAAATTTACTCGGGCGGGTTGGGCTTCCTGGCCGGTTCGCACATGCGCAGCGCCTATGAACTGAAGCAAAATATGATTGGCATCGGCATCTTGTGGAAAAAGGGTTACTACGACCAGGAGCGCAACGAAGACCAGACCATGCGGGTTAGCTTCAGGAATAAAGATTATTCATTTTTAACCGATACCGGCATCCTGTTTCCAATTACTATACACGGTTCGCGCGTTTATGTGAAGGCATTTTTACTGAAACCAGAAGTATTTAAAACGGCACCCATCTTCTTACTTACTACTGATATTGATGATAACGACCACCTGGCGCAGACCATCAGCCACAGGTTGTACGACCCCAACGAAACTACCCGCGTGGCGCAATCCATTTTATTAGGGATTGGCGGAGCCAAACTGCTGGAAGTACTTGGCCGCGAAACCGACATCTACCACATGAACGAAGGACACTCGTTGCCGTTGTGTTTCTACCTGCTCGATAAATTCAAAAACATCAATGATGTACGAAAGCGTGTGGTATTTACCACCCACACACCCGAAAAAGCTGGTAACGAAGAGCACAATATTCCGCTGCTTGAAAGCATGAGTTTTTTTAACGGCTTAACACCACAGGAAGTTGACGAGTATGTTTATCCTGAAAACGGAACGCTGAACTACACCTTAACCGCCTTGCGCATTGCTAAAAAGGCCAATGGCGTTTCTCAACTACATGGCGAAGTAGCCCGAAAAATGTGGGAACCCTATAAAGGCATTTGTGAAATCGGTGCCATTACCAATGCGCAGAACAAAGCCTACTGGCATGACTACATGCTCGATAAAGCGCTGGCAAAAGGCGATGACAAAAAACTGCTGGCCCGGAAAAAGATGCTTAAACGGAAACTCTTTAGGGTGGTGGCCAACCAAACCGGTAAACTGTTCGATGAAAATGTGCTGACCATTGTTTGGGCCCGGAGATTTGCGGGTTACAAACGCGCCAACCTGTTGCTGCGCGACTTTAACCGGTTCAAGGCACTCATTAATAATAAAGAGTTCCCCATCCAGGTTATCTGGGCCGGCAAACCCTATCCGGAGGATTACACAGCCATCAACATTTTCAATGAGATTTTCTGGAAGACAAAGCCCTTCTCTAACTGCACCGTGCTTACCGGTTATGAACTCTGGTTATCCGGACATTTAAAACGCGGTTCGGATGTGTGGCTGAACAATCCGCGGCTTTACCACGAAGCCTCCGGCACTTCGGGCATGACGGCCGCCATGAACGGATCGGTTAACGTTTCCATTCCTGACGGGTGGATACCCGAGTTTGCCAAACACGGAAAAAACAGCTTCATTATTCAGCCTGCAGCTGATGATTTACCACAGGAAGAAAAAGACAAACAAGAGGCCAGCCACTTGTATGACCTGCTTGAAAACGAAATTATTCCGATGTACTACAAAAGCCCGGCTAAATGGCTAAAGATAGTGAAGGCCGGAATGAACGATGTACTCCCCTATTTCGATTCGGCACGGATGGCCGATGAGTACTACGAAAAGCTATATAAGTAA